GAGACGGAGGAGGAAGAACCCAGATGGGAATTCTCCGTCTTGTTGCTAAAGTCGGCCGGATACTTCGGTGATTCGGAAGGGTAGGGTTGCAGAGGAGGGATTTGGATCTTGAGCTGCGACCCGAAAATCACCATTCGGGTTTGGGGCTTTGACGGTTTCGGGTCGGAGTCGTTGAGGGCGTCGACGATGGCGAGGCCGATGCCTTTGGAGTCCAATTTGTCCCAGTGGATGCGTCTGGATTCGGGTTCCGGGGTTCTGGGGGTGTTCGATTCGGACCAGAAGGGGTTTCGGAGGCCCAAAAATGGCTTCGTTTCGAGGATGGAGGTTGGGCTCATCACGGCGTCAGTTTCAGAGACCGATTTCGAGGTGAAGCTGGTGAACAATCTCGGATTCGCGAAGATAGAGGAAGTGGGTTTCGTAGGTTTTTCTctgggagagagaagagagctgGTTTCCGCCATTGGAGCTCGGTTGCTTGCTCTGGTTCTTCAAAATTCCTGTAAAAATCCCTCTGCAAAACAAGAAACAACAATTACAAAATGCACCCAAAATTACAACTTTAATATGATTTTTACCAAGTAAATCACTCACAAGATTTGAAGCTCTAGAAAGTGGCAGAAAGTTGCTGACTTTTAAGCTCTGTGGTATTCGAGAATGGCGTATGAAAAAACCCAGAACCCAGAAATTGCAGAAATGATTTCATGAAACTATTGTCTATCTGCTGCTACAACTCTGTGACCTCCATATCTCTGAAAACAGAGCACAAAAAGCTCACTTCCTGAGCGAGTTTCCTGCGTTTATTCTCTCAAAATTTTCACTCTGTGAATCggcagagaaagaagaaaggaaaaa
The nucleotide sequence above comes from Malus sylvestris chromosome 16, drMalSylv7.2, whole genome shotgun sequence. Encoded proteins:
- the LOC126606201 gene encoding FCS-Like Zinc finger 8-like, whose product is MAETSSLLSPREKPTKPTSSIFANPRLFTSFTSKSVSETDAVMSPTSILETKPFLGLRNPFWSESNTPRTPEPESRRIHWDKLDSKGIGLAIVDALNDSDPKPSKPQTRMVIFGSQLKIQIPPLQPYPSESPKYPADFSNKTENSHLGSSSSVSSRSPEKTSPFESASSGLETMNSTRVFTSCLSVSEMELSEDYTCVISHGPNPKTTHIFDNCIVESSDGVPEFSPGRKSNGSSYLSESFLSFCDNCKKNLGHGKDIFMYRGEKAFCSRECRYQEMLLEEGADRLAA